Proteins from one Bacteroides zhangwenhongii genomic window:
- a CDS encoding exonuclease SbcCD subunit D, whose protein sequence is MIRILHTADWHLGQTFFGYDRTEEHEAFLDWLAGEILRQEIDALIIAGDVFDVSNPSAASQSIYYRFIYRVTAENPNLQIVIVAGNHDSAARLEAPLPLLQAMRTEVRGVVRKLEGGAVDYDHLCVELKNRQGEVELLCMAVPFLRQGDYPVVQTEGNPYAEGVRELYTQLLRRLWKRRKPNQAILAIGHLQATGSEIAEKDYSERTVIGGLECVSPEAFPEQIAYTALGHIHKAQRVSGRENVRYAGSPIPMSFAEKHYHHGVVMVTFDEGCAVDIRRIECPKSIPLISVPSGEPELPEKILEMLGELPETEGTAPYLEVKVLLEEPEPMLRQEIEDVLADKNYRLARIVSSYRTGAENVEKEETDWKKGLQEMSPLQIAQSAFEKIYQSEMPEDLVDLFQEAYLAATRREEEEER, encoded by the coding sequence ATGATACGTATATTACATACTGCCGATTGGCACTTGGGGCAAACGTTCTTCGGTTATGACCGTACGGAGGAGCATGAGGCGTTTTTAGATTGGCTGGCGGGAGAAATCCTCCGGCAGGAGATTGATGCATTGATTATAGCCGGAGACGTGTTTGATGTTTCCAATCCTTCGGCTGCTTCCCAAAGTATATATTATCGGTTTATATACCGGGTTACGGCGGAGAATCCCAATCTGCAAATTGTGATTGTTGCCGGAAATCATGATTCAGCGGCACGTCTGGAGGCTCCTTTACCTTTGTTGCAGGCTATGAGAACAGAGGTCAGGGGAGTGGTACGTAAGCTGGAAGGCGGAGCGGTTGATTACGACCATCTATGCGTGGAACTGAAGAACCGGCAGGGAGAAGTTGAATTACTTTGTATGGCGGTTCCTTTTTTGCGTCAAGGAGATTATCCGGTAGTGCAGACAGAGGGGAATCCTTATGCGGAAGGGGTTCGTGAACTTTATACGCAGCTTCTGCGAAGGTTGTGGAAACGCCGTAAGCCGAATCAGGCCATTCTTGCCATAGGTCATCTGCAAGCTACCGGTTCGGAGATTGCAGAAAAGGATTATAGTGAACGCACAGTGATAGGCGGACTGGAATGCGTGTCACCGGAGGCTTTTCCCGAACAGATCGCTTATACGGCTCTAGGACATATTCATAAAGCGCAACGGGTATCCGGCCGGGAGAATGTACGCTATGCGGGAAGTCCGATTCCGATGTCTTTTGCCGAAAAGCATTATCATCACGGAGTGGTAATGGTGACTTTTGACGAAGGGTGTGCGGTAGATATCCGACGGATAGAATGTCCGAAATCAATACCTTTGATAAGCGTTCCGAGCGGTGAGCCGGAATTGCCTGAAAAGATATTGGAGATGTTGGGCGAATTGCCGGAGACGGAAGGAACCGCTCCCTATCTGGAAGTGAAGGTTTTGCTGGAAGAGCCCGAACCCATGCTCCGGCAGGAGATAGAGGATGTTTTGGCGGATAAAAATTATCGCTTGGCACGCATTGTCTCTTCTTACCGTACTGGTGCGGAAAATGTGGAGAAAGAGGAGACGGACTGGAAAAAAGGATTACAGGAGATGTCACCGTTGCAGATTGCACAGTCTGCATTTGAGAAGATTTATCAGTCAGAAATGCC